The following proteins are co-located in the Gordonia polyisoprenivorans genome:
- a CDS encoding glycosyltransferase: MAPRKVAIVAGPDAGHAFPAFALAEKLAAQDISATVWTGAVWHEVARSRGLDVAELPGLRARATDDDSDAGAKLGARAARMAVALAPVLAARGTDLVISDVITVGGLWAAELCGIPAIELSPHPLYLPSRGLPPIGAGLSPGDGVGGRLRDIALRTASNVSVRAGERQRAIARRGIGLAESPAGLPRLIATLPALEVPRPDWPTRAHLVGPLLWEPTDVIVEPPPGAGPVVVVAPSTAVIGAADMLTETLAGLAELASRDPVRVVISALDPPGAEGFGAPGLSVTAGLGRQDQLVARADVVVCGGGHGMLAKSLSAGVPVVTVPGGGDQWELANRVARQGSGMLVRPVEGHAIAEAVATVLGDSGYARAAASAAASASDVVDPVRVACEVYRRSVAGDALGHGGGYRTGKGGVPRCD; encoded by the coding sequence GTGGCCCCCCGGAAGGTCGCCATTGTCGCCGGTCCGGACGCCGGACACGCGTTCCCGGCGTTTGCGTTGGCGGAAAAGCTTGCAGCGCAAGATATCTCGGCTACGGTCTGGACCGGCGCCGTGTGGCACGAGGTGGCGCGCTCGCGCGGACTCGACGTCGCGGAGTTACCCGGCCTGCGTGCTCGGGCCACCGACGACGATTCCGATGCCGGCGCCAAGCTCGGTGCGCGCGCCGCCCGCATGGCCGTTGCGCTTGCACCGGTGCTCGCCGCCCGGGGAACCGATCTGGTGATCTCCGATGTCATCACCGTCGGCGGGCTGTGGGCGGCGGAGCTGTGCGGAATCCCCGCGATCGAGTTGTCGCCGCATCCGCTCTACCTGCCGTCGCGGGGATTGCCGCCCATCGGCGCCGGGCTGAGCCCGGGTGACGGGGTCGGTGGTCGACTCCGCGACATCGCGCTGCGCACGGCGAGCAATGTCTCCGTCCGTGCCGGTGAGCGTCAGCGTGCGATCGCACGGCGGGGGATCGGTTTGGCGGAGTCTCCTGCCGGCCTTCCCCGACTGATCGCGACCCTGCCCGCGCTCGAGGTCCCCCGACCGGACTGGCCGACGCGGGCGCACCTCGTCGGACCACTGCTGTGGGAGCCCACCGACGTGATCGTCGAACCGCCGCCGGGCGCCGGCCCCGTGGTGGTGGTGGCGCCGTCGACCGCGGTGATCGGTGCGGCCGACATGCTCACCGAGACGCTGGCCGGATTGGCCGAACTGGCATCGAGAGATCCTGTGCGCGTGGTCATCTCGGCGCTCGACCCACCAGGGGCCGAGGGGTTCGGGGCGCCCGGGCTGTCGGTGACCGCCGGACTGGGACGGCAAGATCAGCTCGTGGCCCGAGCCGATGTGGTGGTATGCGGAGGTGGTCACGGGATGCTGGCGAAGTCGTTGTCGGCAGGGGTACCGGTGGTCACCGTTCCCGGCGGCGGTGATCAGTGGGAATTGGCCAACCGGGTGGCCCGACAGGGCAGCGGCATGCTGGTGCGGCCGGTCGAGGGGCACGCGATCGCCGAGGCGGTCGCCACGGTGCTCGGCGATTCGGGGTATGCGCGCGCTGCGGCATCGGCTGCCGCATCGGCGTCGGACGTGGTGGACCCGGTGCGCGTGGCGTGCGAGGTGTACCGTCGGTCGGTCGCCGGGGATGCGCTCGGACACGGCGGTGGGTACCGGACGGGCAAAGGGGGAGTGCCGCGATGCGATTGA
- a CDS encoding DUF3046 domain-containing protein, whose amino-acid sequence MRLTEFTELITEEFGTMSADSILSDHVLTELGGRTGAQAIEAGVDPRDVWVAICRDFDVPRHRW is encoded by the coding sequence ATGCGATTGACCGAGTTCACCGAGTTGATCACCGAGGAGTTCGGCACGATGTCGGCGGACTCGATCCTGTCCGATCACGTGCTCACCGAACTCGGTGGACGGACGGGCGCGCAGGCGATCGAGGCGGGCGTCGATCCGCGCGATGTATGGGTGGCGATCTGTCGGGACTTCGACGTGCCGCGCCACCGCTGGTAG
- the recA gene encoding recombinase RecA, with the protein MAAAPQDREKALDLALAQIDKNFGKGSVMRLGEETRQPIEVIPTGSIALDVALGIGGLPRGRVVEIYGPESSGKTTVALHAVANAQAQGGIAAFIDAEHALDPDYAAKLGVDVDALLVSQPDTGEQALEIADMLIRSGALDILVIDSVAALVPKAEIEGEMGDSHVGLQARLMSQALRKMTSALSNSNTTAIFINQLREKIGVMFGSPETTTGGKALKFYSSVRLDVRRIETLKDGTDAVGNRTRVKVVKNKVAPPFKQAEFDILYGHGISKEGSLIDMGVAEGFIRKSGSWFTYEGDQLGQGKENARKFLLENDDIRDEIEKKIKEKLGIGAVVDADDVAPAPVEF; encoded by the coding sequence ATGGCAGCAGCGCCCCAGGATCGTGAGAAGGCGCTCGATCTCGCACTCGCACAGATCGACAAGAACTTCGGCAAGGGCTCGGTCATGCGGCTCGGCGAAGAGACCCGACAGCCGATCGAGGTGATCCCGACCGGCTCGATCGCCCTCGACGTCGCGCTGGGTATCGGCGGACTCCCGCGCGGCCGCGTCGTCGAGATCTACGGCCCGGAATCGTCGGGTAAGACCACCGTCGCCCTGCATGCGGTCGCCAACGCACAGGCCCAGGGCGGTATCGCGGCGTTCATCGACGCCGAGCACGCGCTCGATCCGGATTACGCGGCCAAGCTCGGCGTGGACGTCGATGCCCTGCTGGTGTCGCAGCCGGACACCGGTGAGCAGGCGTTGGAGATCGCCGACATGCTGATCCGCTCCGGTGCCCTCGACATCCTCGTCATCGACTCGGTTGCCGCACTGGTGCCCAAGGCCGAGATCGAGGGTGAGATGGGCGATTCGCATGTCGGTCTGCAGGCCCGCCTGATGAGCCAGGCGCTGCGCAAGATGACCTCGGCGTTGAGCAATTCCAACACCACCGCGATCTTCATCAACCAGCTGCGCGAGAAGATCGGCGTGATGTTCGGCTCACCGGAGACCACCACGGGCGGTAAGGCACTCAAGTTCTACTCGTCGGTGCGTCTGGACGTCCGTCGCATCGAGACCCTGAAGGACGGCACCGACGCCGTCGGCAACCGCACGCGCGTCAAGGTCGTCAAGAACAAGGTGGCACCGCCGTTCAAGCAGGCCGAGTTCGACATCCTCTACGGACACGGCATCTCCAAGGAGGGCTCGCTCATCGACATGGGTGTGGCCGAAGGCTTCATCCGCAAGTCCGGCTCGTGGTTCACCTACGAGGGCGATCAGCTCGGTCAGGGCAAGGAGAACGCCCGGAAGTTCCTGCTCGAGAACGACGACATCCGCGACGAGATCGAGAAGAAGATCAAGGAGAAGCTGGGCATCGGCGCGGTGGTCGACGCCGATGACGTTGCTCCGGCTCCGGTGGAATTCTGA
- a CDS encoding regulatory protein RecX — MLTGATEPRGATDSRGATGPTAWDVALRLLGVRARSRGEMQERLGRRGFDADTVADVMRRLDSAGMLDDEDFASEWVRSRHTHSGRGRVALRHELKAKGVDAATIENALADIDPEDERAVAGRLVAKKLTPRVLEQVADRTERDKHFRRLVGMLVRRGYPQSLAIDVVGEHLDAAAGMDSAE, encoded by the coding sequence ATTCTGACCGGCGCAACCGAACCCCGCGGCGCAACCGACTCCCGCGGCGCAACCGGCCCCACGGCGTGGGATGTGGCGTTGCGACTGCTGGGAGTCCGGGCGCGGTCGCGCGGCGAGATGCAGGAGCGGCTGGGTCGGCGCGGCTTCGACGCCGACACGGTGGCCGATGTGATGCGGCGCCTGGATTCCGCGGGTATGCTCGACGATGAGGACTTCGCCTCCGAGTGGGTGCGGTCACGCCACACCCACTCGGGACGCGGACGCGTGGCGCTACGTCACGAGCTCAAGGCGAAGGGCGTGGATGCGGCAACGATCGAGAATGCGTTGGCCGACATCGACCCCGAGGACGAGCGTGCCGTGGCCGGCCGTCTGGTCGCCAAGAAACTGACTCCGCGTGTGCTCGAGCAGGTGGCCGATCGCACCGAGCGGGACAAGCACTTTCGTCGACTGGTGGGCATGCTGGTCCGCCGCGGGTATCCGCAGTCCCTGGCGATCGACGTCGTCGGCGAGCACCTCGACGCTGCGGCCGGAATGGACTCGGCGGAGTGA
- a CDS encoding amino acid ABC transporter permease yields the protein MSGATVLYDAPGPKARIRNAIIAAIFLAVIVAVVVYVVLVLTDNDQLTGEKWNPFVTGTTWTTYILPGLWGTLKAAFLSIIFAMILGSVLGIGRLSDHLWVRTLTGLFVEIFRAIPVLILMIFAYYLFADYAVFPSSQLAFAAVVTGLTLYNGSVIAEILRSGINSLPKGQTEASMALGLRKSQMMRIVLLPQAITAMLPALISQMVIALKDSALGYAIGYVEVVRSGIQSASYYGNYLPALVVVAVVMIIINFGLSSLATFIEKTLRRGRRRTDVPHGEDVDLGAMENMPNFGPR from the coding sequence ATGAGCGGCGCAACAGTTCTCTACGACGCACCCGGACCGAAGGCACGGATTCGCAATGCGATCATCGCCGCGATCTTCCTCGCGGTGATCGTCGCGGTCGTCGTGTACGTGGTCCTCGTCCTCACCGACAACGATCAGCTGACCGGTGAGAAATGGAATCCCTTCGTCACCGGGACCACCTGGACGACCTACATCCTGCCGGGTCTCTGGGGAACCCTGAAAGCGGCGTTCCTGTCGATCATCTTCGCCATGATCCTCGGTTCGGTGCTCGGCATCGGCCGACTGTCCGATCACCTGTGGGTGCGGACGCTGACCGGCTTGTTCGTCGAAATTTTCCGCGCCATCCCGGTGCTGATCCTGATGATCTTCGCCTACTACCTGTTCGCCGATTACGCGGTGTTCCCCTCCTCGCAGTTGGCGTTCGCGGCGGTCGTCACGGGCCTGACCCTCTACAACGGGTCGGTGATCGCCGAAATCCTGCGTTCGGGCATCAACTCACTGCCCAAGGGACAGACCGAGGCGTCGATGGCGTTGGGACTGCGCAAGTCCCAGATGATGCGCATCGTGCTACTGCCGCAGGCGATCACCGCGATGCTGCCCGCCCTGATCTCGCAGATGGTCATCGCACTGAAGGACTCCGCACTCGGCTACGCCATCGGCTACGTCGAGGTGGTCCGGTCGGGCATCCAGTCGGCGTCGTACTACGGCAACTACCTGCCCGCCCTCGTCGTGGTGGCGGTGGTGATGATCATCATCAACTTCGGACTGTCGTCTCTGGCGACGTTCATCGAGAAGACGTTGCGCCGGGGACGCCGCAGAACCGACGTCCCCCACGGTGAGGACGTGGATCTCGGCGCCATGGAGAACATGCCGAACTTCGGTCCGCGATAA
- a CDS encoding amino acid ABC transporter permease: MNELWSDMGPQLWPAFKVTLELTFWSALGALIWGIILAGMRVSPVPVMRWFGATYVNIVRNTPLTLIIIFCSVGLYQNLGLALAPDNNTFIENNNFRLAVLAFILYTATFVCETLRSGFNTVPIGQAEAARSLGLGFTQVFGIIVLPQALRAVIGPLGSVLIALTKNTTIASVIGVAEASLLMKEQIEDHANEIVAIFVIIAIGFMIITLIEGAVFGYLAKRLAVKR; this comes from the coding sequence ATGAATGAACTCTGGTCGGACATGGGGCCACAACTGTGGCCCGCGTTCAAGGTGACCCTGGAACTCACCTTCTGGTCGGCGCTCGGCGCGCTCATCTGGGGCATCATCCTGGCCGGGATGCGGGTCTCCCCCGTTCCGGTGATGCGCTGGTTCGGCGCCACCTACGTCAACATCGTGCGCAACACGCCGCTGACACTGATCATCATCTTCTGCTCGGTGGGCCTCTATCAAAACCTCGGTCTGGCATTGGCTCCGGACAACAACACCTTCATCGAGAACAACAACTTCCGCCTGGCGGTGCTGGCCTTCATCCTCTACACGGCCACCTTCGTCTGCGAGACACTGCGATCGGGTTTCAACACCGTCCCGATCGGGCAGGCCGAGGCCGCCCGCTCCCTGGGCCTGGGTTTCACGCAGGTCTTCGGGATCATCGTGCTGCCACAAGCGTTGCGCGCGGTGATCGGACCACTGGGCAGCGTGTTGATCGCCCTGACCAAGAACACCACGATCGCCTCGGTGATCGGGGTCGCCGAAGCCTCGCTGCTGATGAAGGAACAGATCGAGGACCACGCCAATGAGATCGTCGCGATCTTCGTGATCATCGCCATCGGCTTCATGATCATCACCCTGATCGAGGGCGCCGTCTTCGGCTACCTCGCCAAGCGACTGGCGGTGAAACGATGA
- a CDS encoding glutamate ABC transporter substrate-binding protein, which produces MRQRFPQTSGHRRRGRSAALGAAVLVAAVLAACLTACGSSEPRNLLDSIRNGKVVLGTKYDQPGLGIRNPDRSVTGFDPSMSTYVVNHIADQLKVAHPEITWRETPSAQRETLINNGEVDMIAATYSINASRAKQVSFAGPYLINYQALLVREDDNSITSLTDLNKGKKLCSVTGSTSAQNVKAQLPGVQLQEYDSYSSCVEAVRRGKVDALTTDEVILAGYADFFPDEFKLVGMTYPKDACVTSSGKKVLKKQGAPFSTENYGIGMAKNYPDAITAVDEALDAMLQPGPGGGESAWEAALRKAIGNQYVDEMMARAAAPGSSYKFLPDPGPQAVDKIVNSTSTPCPPGLS; this is translated from the coding sequence ATGCGACAACGTTTTCCACAGACCTCCGGTCATCGGCGACGCGGACGCTCCGCGGCCCTGGGCGCCGCGGTGCTCGTGGCCGCGGTCCTCGCCGCCTGCCTGACCGCCTGCGGCAGTTCCGAACCCCGCAATCTGCTCGACTCCATTCGCAACGGAAAAGTGGTTCTGGGCACCAAGTACGACCAGCCCGGCCTGGGTATCCGCAACCCCGACCGAAGCGTCACCGGATTCGACCCGTCGATGTCGACCTACGTCGTCAATCACATCGCCGATCAGCTCAAGGTGGCTCACCCCGAGATCACCTGGCGCGAGACACCGTCAGCCCAGCGCGAGACGCTCATCAACAACGGTGAGGTCGACATGATCGCGGCCACCTACTCGATCAACGCCTCCCGCGCGAAGCAGGTCAGCTTCGCCGGGCCCTACCTGATCAACTATCAGGCGCTGCTCGTCCGCGAGGACGACAACTCGATCACCTCGCTCACCGATCTGAACAAGGGCAAGAAACTCTGCTCGGTCACCGGGTCGACGTCGGCGCAGAACGTCAAGGCGCAGCTACCCGGAGTGCAACTGCAGGAGTACGACTCGTACTCGTCGTGCGTGGAGGCCGTGCGTCGCGGCAAGGTCGACGCGTTGACCACCGACGAGGTCATCCTCGCCGGTTACGCCGACTTCTTCCCCGACGAGTTCAAGCTCGTCGGGATGACCTATCCCAAGGACGCGTGCGTGACCAGCAGCGGCAAGAAGGTCCTCAAGAAGCAGGGTGCGCCGTTCTCCACCGAGAACTACGGCATCGGCATGGCCAAGAACTACCCCGACGCGATCACCGCCGTGGACGAGGCACTCGACGCCATGCTCCAGCCGGGCCCGGGTGGAGGCGAATCCGCATGGGAGGCGGCGCTGCGCAAGGCGATCGGCAATCAGTATGTCGACGAGATGATGGCCCGTGCCGCCGCGCCCGGATCGAGCTACAAGTTCCTACCCGATCCCGGACCGCAGGCCGTCGACAAGATCGTCAACTCCACGTCCACCCCGTGCCCGCCGGGACTGAGCTGA
- a CDS encoding amino acid ABC transporter ATP-binding protein — MIAMTNVQKHFGELHVLKDINLDVPRGQVVVVLGPSGSGKSTLCRTINRLEPIDSGEIRIEGELLPAEGKDLARLRADVGMVFQSFNLFAHKTILQNVTLAPTKVRKQNKAKAEKHALQLLERVGIASQKDKYPAQLSGGQQQRVAIARSLAMNPKIMLFDEPTSALDPEMVNEVLDVMVSLAKEGMTMLVVTHEMGFARKAADRVIFMADGAVVEDSDPESFFDNPQSDRAKDFLSKILGH; from the coding sequence ATGATCGCCATGACGAATGTGCAGAAGCACTTCGGTGAGCTCCACGTCCTCAAGGACATCAACCTCGACGTTCCACGCGGGCAGGTCGTGGTCGTGCTCGGCCCCTCGGGATCGGGTAAATCGACCCTGTGCCGCACGATCAATCGTCTCGAACCGATCGATAGCGGCGAGATCCGCATCGAAGGTGAGTTGCTACCCGCCGAGGGTAAGGATCTCGCGCGCCTGCGCGCCGATGTCGGCATGGTCTTCCAGTCGTTCAACCTGTTCGCACACAAGACGATCCTGCAGAACGTCACACTCGCGCCGACGAAGGTCCGCAAACAGAACAAGGCCAAGGCCGAGAAGCACGCCCTCCAGCTCCTCGAGCGGGTGGGCATCGCCAGTCAGAAGGACAAGTACCCGGCGCAGCTATCCGGCGGACAGCAGCAACGCGTGGCGATCGCCCGATCCCTGGCCATGAACCCCAAGATCATGCTGTTCGACGAGCCCACCTCGGCCCTCGACCCGGAGATGGTCAACGAGGTCCTCGACGTCATGGTCTCGCTGGCCAAGGAGGGCATGACGATGCTCGTGGTCACCCACGAGATGGGCTTCGCCCGCAAGGCCGCCGACCGCGTCATCTTCATGGCCGACGGCGCGGTCGTCGAGGATTCCGACCCCGAGTCCTTCTTCGACAACCCGCAGTCCGACCGCGCCAAGGACTTCCTGTCGAAGATCCTGGGTCACTGA
- the miaB gene encoding tRNA (N6-isopentenyl adenosine(37)-C2)-methylthiotransferase MiaB, translating to MSIDLSESAATSPNVGVGDDVVRRYQVRTYGCQMNVHDSERISGLLEEAGYIRADSDDDADLVVFNTCAIRENADNKLYGNLSHLAPVKAARPGMQIAVGGCLAQKDKDAVLGRAPWVDVVFGTHNIGSLPVLLERARHNEAAQVEIRDSLEAFPSTLPAKRESAYAGWVSVSVGCNNTCTFCIVPSLRGKEVDRRPGDVLAEVSALVDTGVLEVTLLGQNVNAYGMSFADPDTPRNRGAFAELLRACGDIDGLERVRFTSPHPAEFTDDVIEAMAHTPNVCPQLHMPLQSGSDRILKSMRRSYRRTRFLGILEKVRAAMPHAAITTDIIVGFPGETEDDFVQTLEVVEQARFASAFTFQYSPRPGTPAATMDEQVPPEVVSERYRRLIELQEQICLSENRAIIGREVELLVVADEGRKSAHSHRMTGRARDGRLVHFRPGDRATAIRPGDIVTTEVTEAAPHHLIADAGVAGHRRTRAGDAHEQSRTPTTPPVGVGLGIPGIGPAPVVAEDNGCGAGACGAGPADPGRVMATAGQ from the coding sequence GTGAGTATCGACCTGTCCGAATCCGCAGCGACCTCGCCGAATGTCGGTGTGGGCGACGACGTCGTGCGTCGCTATCAGGTCCGCACCTACGGCTGCCAGATGAACGTCCATGACTCCGAGCGCATCTCGGGGTTGCTCGAGGAGGCGGGCTACATCCGGGCCGACTCCGACGACGACGCCGACCTTGTGGTCTTCAACACATGCGCGATCCGGGAGAACGCCGACAACAAGCTCTACGGCAATCTGTCGCATCTGGCGCCGGTGAAGGCCGCTCGGCCGGGTATGCAGATCGCCGTGGGCGGTTGTCTGGCGCAGAAGGACAAGGACGCGGTGCTGGGCCGGGCGCCGTGGGTCGACGTCGTCTTCGGCACACACAACATCGGGTCGTTGCCGGTGTTGCTCGAACGCGCGCGCCACAACGAGGCCGCCCAGGTCGAGATCCGTGACTCCCTCGAAGCATTTCCCTCGACCTTGCCGGCGAAACGCGAATCCGCCTATGCCGGTTGGGTTTCGGTGTCGGTGGGATGTAACAACACGTGCACGTTCTGCATCGTGCCGTCGTTGCGTGGCAAGGAGGTCGATCGCCGGCCCGGCGACGTGCTCGCCGAGGTGAGCGCCCTCGTCGACACCGGTGTGCTCGAGGTGACCCTGCTCGGGCAGAACGTCAACGCCTATGGCATGTCCTTCGCCGACCCGGACACCCCGCGCAACCGCGGTGCGTTCGCCGAACTGCTGCGCGCCTGCGGCGACATCGACGGGCTCGAGCGCGTGCGGTTCACCTCGCCCCATCCGGCGGAGTTCACCGACGATGTCATCGAGGCGATGGCCCACACGCCGAATGTCTGCCCGCAGCTGCACATGCCGCTGCAATCCGGGTCCGACCGGATATTGAAGTCGATGCGCCGCAGCTATCGGCGTACCCGCTTCCTCGGCATCCTCGAGAAGGTCCGTGCGGCGATGCCGCACGCCGCCATCACCACCGACATCATCGTCGGCTTCCCCGGCGAGACCGAGGACGACTTCGTCCAGACCCTCGAGGTGGTCGAACAAGCCCGCTTCGCCAGCGCCTTCACCTTCCAGTACTCGCCGCGACCGGGTACGCCCGCGGCCACGATGGACGAGCAGGTGCCGCCGGAGGTCGTCTCCGAGCGGTACCGACGCCTGATCGAACTCCAGGAGCAGATCTGTCTGTCGGAGAACCGGGCGATCATCGGCCGGGAGGTCGAGTTGCTCGTGGTCGCCGACGAGGGCCGCAAGAGCGCGCACTCGCACCGCATGACCGGTCGCGCGCGGGACGGCCGGCTGGTTCATTTCCGTCCCGGGGACCGCGCCACGGCGATCCGTCCCGGTGACATCGTGACCACCGAGGTCACCGAGGCTGCGCCGCACCACCTCATCGCCGACGCCGGGGTGGCCGGGCATCGGCGCACCCGAGCCGGTGACGCACACGAACAGAGCCGGACCCCGACGACTCCGCCGGTGGGCGTCGGCCTCGGTATCCCCGGCATCGGTCCCGCGCCGGTCGTCGCGGAGGACAACGGCTGCGGTGCCGGGGCCTGTGGGGCCGGTCCCGCGGATCCCGGGCGCGTGATGGCGACGGCAGGACAGTGA
- a CDS encoding Rv2732c family membrane protein: protein MSIDDQNPQDSDRRDGDDVAGAADGESAATRERRENLRGDKALSELLGRDVRRPSGSSESLADLAAYENDLRKAERKVAGEINPGARAIVVAVAVLLAMVSLVLPHTGSASGIDVLTMSANAVTERVAVTSRVFVYLLVIFGIGASMLALLTRRWIIAWVALCGSAVACVAGMLAWWTRNTPGVGGIEPPSGVGIGLILGWIAVFVLTFHWARVVWARSTYHLAIAEQRRVEAAKREEATRRIRGRTDFRPPTDGGTGA, encoded by the coding sequence ATGAGTATCGACGATCAGAACCCGCAGGACTCCGACCGACGCGACGGCGACGACGTCGCGGGTGCGGCCGACGGAGAATCCGCGGCGACGCGTGAACGCCGCGAGAACCTGCGGGGCGACAAGGCGCTCTCGGAACTCCTCGGTCGCGATGTCCGGCGTCCGTCCGGATCGTCGGAGAGCCTTGCCGACCTGGCTGCCTATGAGAACGACCTGCGCAAGGCCGAACGCAAGGTGGCCGGCGAGATCAACCCGGGTGCGCGCGCCATCGTCGTGGCGGTCGCGGTGCTGCTCGCGATGGTGTCGCTGGTGCTACCGCACACCGGGTCGGCCAGCGGGATCGACGTGCTGACGATGTCGGCGAATGCGGTGACCGAGCGGGTGGCGGTGACCTCCCGGGTCTTCGTCTATCTGCTGGTGATCTTCGGGATCGGCGCATCGATGCTCGCACTGCTCACCCGGCGCTGGATCATCGCGTGGGTCGCATTGTGCGGATCGGCCGTCGCCTGCGTTGCCGGGATGCTGGCCTGGTGGACCCGCAACACCCCGGGCGTCGGCGGGATCGAGCCGCCGTCCGGCGTCGGGATCGGGCTGATCCTCGGCTGGATCGCGGTCTTCGTGCTCACCTTCCACTGGGCGCGGGTCGTGTGGGCACGCAGCACCTATCACCTCGCCATCGCCGAACAGCGCCGGGTCGAGGCCGCCAAACGCGAGGAGGCGACCCGCCGCATCCGCGGCCGGACCGACTTCCGTCCACCCACCGACGGTGGCACCGGGGCCTGA
- a CDS encoding DUF349 domain-containing protein, giving the protein MSGPDGTPENSGHEASGGDTETSAPTTAPAASPPAPKPGPRPGPRPGPRPRPQPGPAASAPIPVVTPNPLPHTDPHRFGRIDADGVVWLKTSSGERQIGSWQAGSIEDGLEHFGRRFDDLATEVEILEERLAARSGDPRKAQAAAKHLLETLPDAAVIGDVDALAERLSAIVGTADEVADSLKAEREATRAAAIARKEELAAEAETIGAESTQWKTSGDRLRAILDEWKSIKGIDRKTDDVLWKRYAKARDAFNRRRGAHFAELDRVRAGAKARKEELIAQAEELSSSTDWGPTSARFRELLGEWKAAGRAPRDADEALWQRFKAAQDVFFAARNAVASERDAEFTANGQAKLELLAAAEAAIDPAADLEAARREFRAFRDKWDEIGKVPREQMHSLESRARALEKRIRDAEDAQWQRTDPEAQARAAQFADRAAQLEEQARKAEERGKARDAAKLREQAAQWHEWAQAAQTAIDEL; this is encoded by the coding sequence ATGAGCGGACCAGACGGGACACCGGAGAACAGCGGGCACGAGGCCAGCGGTGGCGATACCGAGACCAGCGCACCCACCACGGCACCGGCGGCCTCGCCCCCGGCGCCCAAACCCGGCCCTCGCCCGGGCCCGCGTCCCGGGCCGCGGCCTCGTCCCCAACCGGGACCGGCAGCGTCCGCCCCGATCCCGGTGGTCACCCCGAATCCGTTGCCGCACACAGATCCCCATCGGTTCGGGCGGATCGATGCCGACGGCGTCGTATGGCTGAAGACCTCCTCCGGCGAACGACAGATCGGATCGTGGCAAGCCGGGTCCATCGAGGACGGGCTCGAACACTTCGGGCGGCGATTCGACGATCTGGCAACCGAGGTCGAGATCCTCGAGGAACGCCTCGCCGCGCGGTCCGGCGATCCGCGCAAGGCACAGGCCGCCGCCAAGCATCTTCTGGAGACTCTCCCCGACGCCGCGGTGATCGGTGATGTCGATGCGCTCGCCGAGCGGTTGTCGGCGATCGTCGGGACCGCGGACGAGGTCGCCGACTCACTCAAGGCCGAGCGGGAGGCCACCCGCGCTGCCGCGATCGCCCGCAAGGAGGAACTAGCCGCCGAGGCCGAGACGATCGGCGCGGAGTCCACCCAGTGGAAGACGTCGGGAGACCGGTTGCGGGCGATCCTCGACGAATGGAAGTCGATCAAGGGCATCGACCGCAAGACCGACGACGTGCTGTGGAAGCGGTACGCGAAGGCGCGAGACGCGTTCAACCGCCGACGGGGTGCACATTTCGCCGAGCTCGACCGGGTACGTGCCGGCGCCAAGGCGCGCAAGGAGGAGTTGATCGCGCAGGCCGAGGAATTGTCGTCGTCGACCGACTGGGGTCCGACCTCGGCCCGCTTCCGGGAACTGCTGGGTGAGTGGAAAGCGGCGGGCCGCGCCCCCCGCGACGCCGACGAAGCACTGTGGCAGCGTTTCAAGGCCGCGCAGGACGTGTTCTTCGCCGCACGTAATGCGGTCGCCTCCGAGCGCGATGCCGAGTTCACCGCCAACGGCCAGGCGAAACTCGAGTTGCTCGCCGCCGCCGAGGCCGCCATCGATCCCGCCGCCGACCTCGAGGCGGCGCGCCGCGAGTTCCGTGCGTTCCGCGACAAGTGGGACGAGATCGGCAAGGTCCCCCGGGAGCAGATGCACAGTCTCGAGAGCCGGGCCCGCGCCCTCGAGAAGCGGATTCGCGACGCCGAGGACGCACAATGGCAGCGCACCGACCCGGAGGCGCAGGCACGCGCCGCCCAATTCGCCGACCGCGCAGCGCAATTGGAAGAACAGGCCCGCAAGGCCGAGGAGCGCGGCAAAGCACGTGACGCGGCCAAGCTGCGCGAGCAGGCGGCACAGTGGCACGAGTGGGCTCAGGCCGCCCAGACCGCGATCGACGAGCTCTGA